In Chlamydiales bacterium, the sequence AAGAATAGCGCGCACCAAATGACTTCCAATAATATTGAGAGTATTCATAACCTATTTCCACAGACATTTCCAAACCCTTTGTTTGGTAGAAATAATATCCAATGGCAGCATCTACTAAATAAGCTACGGGAAGTATTGTCTTTGTTGAAGTAGATATATCTGTCATTACATCAGGCTCATCAAAATTCTCCCAATCTCTATCTACCATTGTAGAATAGCCAGAAGAAACTCTACTCCATCCATCAACCCTTACAAAAAATTGATTATCAAATAAACGCTGCTGTAGGTTTGCGCCTAGAACCCATAAGTTACGAACTCTCCAATTTAGCTCGCTTACCTTTTGAAGAGGATTAGAAGAGCCCTTACCAGTAAAGACAATCTCATTACTACCCCCATAAACATATCCTGTAAACAGAGAAACTTCTAGTCCCACAGGTTGCAAACAAAAGCTATCTACCCTTACAACATAGAATAGAACGATTATAAATATAAATAGTTTAGATTTCATGATATTTTACGGTTAATGTTTGTAATAGACGCCTGGGCCTGTGGATAAACAATGATTTCTGCTATATTTACATGCTCTGGCCTAGTTGCACAATAAAGTACAGCATCTGCAATATCGTCTGCTACCAGTGGCTTAAAGCCCTCATAACATTTTTTTGCGCTTTTCTTATCTTGCAAGCGCACTTCACTAAACTCTGTTTCAACAGCTCCAGGATCTACTTCACTCACGCGTATCGCAGTTTCAAGTAAATCAAGCCTTAATGATTTACTAATCGCCCTTACAGCGTGCTTACATGCGCAATACACATTTCCTGAAATATAGCATTCATGTCCTGCAATAGAGCCTATATTAATAATATGCCCACAATTTCTTTTAACCATGCCAGGCAAAAATGCTCTTGTTACATAGAGAAGCCCTTTAATATTAGTATCTATCATCGTCTCCCAGTTACTTAACTGAGCGCATTGCATCTTATCCATAGATAGAGCAAGACCTGCATTATTTACCAAAATATCGACAGAAATATTCTTTTCTTGCAAGAGATTAAAAGCAGCTTCCACTTGAGCATGATCTTGAACATCCAGCTGAATGGGAGTTACTTGCACTCCATGTTTAGTTAATTCTTCTGCCAAAATAACTAAACGATCCATTCTTCTTGCAGCAATCACCAAATTGACTCCCAGTAGTGCAAAACGCTCTGCACAAGCTTTTCCAATACCACTTGATGCACCCGAAATAAATGCTGTTTTTCCCTTCATAACAACTCCAATATCACCAACAATTAATCCAGTTCAGGGTTTTAACAGAACTATTTTA encodes:
- a CDS encoding omptin family outer membrane protease; the encoded protein is MKSKLFIFIIVLFYVVRVDSFCLQPVGLEVSLFTGYVYGGSNEIVFTGKGSSNPLQKVSELNWRVRNLWVLGANLQQRLFDNQFFVRVDGWSRVSSGYSTMVDRDWENFDEPDVMTDISTSTKTILPVAYLVDAAIGYYFYQTKGLEMSVEIGYEYSQYYWKSFGARYSYDQGDTIGTLPQNELLIAYQQLLSVPYIGLNFDWTMNWLDLKIFGKYTHLAYVKDKDNHVLRKILFVDRFHAVEFWSVGLDAKIPLWKWIDLDLKYVFEGLVPSVGNATMREDGGMTYTQGGAGISHFHNLFTMGVTAHF
- a CDS encoding SDR family NAD(P)-dependent oxidoreductase → MKGKTAFISGASSGIGKACAERFALLGVNLVIAARRMDRLVILAEELTKHGVQVTPIQLDVQDHAQVEAAFNLLQEKNISVDILVNNAGLALSMDKMQCAQLSNWETMIDTNIKGLLYVTRAFLPGMVKRNCGHIINIGSIAGHECYISGNVYCACKHAVRAISKSLRLDLLETAIRVSEVDPGAVETEFSEVRLQDKKSAKKCYEGFKPLVADDIADAVLYCATRPEHVNIAEIIVYPQAQASITNINRKIS